A stretch of Malus sylvestris chromosome 11, drMalSylv7.2, whole genome shotgun sequence DNA encodes these proteins:
- the LOC126589802 gene encoding G-type lectin S-receptor-like serine/threonine-protein kinase At1g11410 isoform X7, protein MENHIVFSFIFFGIQLSLSFFKPSLAADAITQKSQPLIDGSTLISKDGSFQMGFFGPPGFGFSQKRFLGIWHNSSVPSVPNVIWVANQHNPINGSSGFLMINTSGSVVLLSQDNTVAWSISLSKYPRNPVLQLLDSGNLVLREAKDGNPRNYMWQSFDYQPDRSLLTSTSRDYCDDNRRCGSNGLCFITKSPVCSCFQGYEPRAPDKWSYGDFQEGCVRAQPLSCLKKHGFVKYSGVKLPDNTNSLTNQSSGLAECGDNCLSNCSCVAYAVSSNAAGGGSGCTTWFGDLLNSKELLDGGEDLYIRTASESKSNSPKTKLAVILVSVAVVVAGTLLAVYFIHRKRRKFKDRMRNNNEGQDNLELPLFSLSTLVTATDNFAFNRKLGEGGFGSVYKGRLEDGQEIAVKRLSEVSGQGSNEFKNEVSLIAKLQHRNLVRLLGCCVEGEERLLIYEYLPNKSLDLYIFDETQSKLLEWPQRFRIICGIGRGLLYLHQDSRLRIIHRDLKASNVLLDMEMNPKISDFGLARMFGGDQTEGVTRKVVGTYGYMAPEYAIDGQFSVKSDVFSFGILLMELVSGKRSRGFYDPDDNLNLIGYAWRLWKTGRYLELIDESLRDSLTLSEVVRCIHVGLLCVQQLPEDRPTMSSVILMLGNDSRLPEPKQPGFFGGKNLPEAYSSSSKTESSATYDSTVTVPEAR, encoded by the exons ATGgaaaatcatattgttttttctttcattttttttggaaTTCAGTTGTCCCTCTCCTTCTTCAAACCCTCACTTGCAGCTGATGCCATTACTCAAAAATCCCAACCCCTCATAGATGGCAGCACCTTGATTTCCAAAGACGGCAGCTTTCAAATGGGGTTTTTCGGTCCCCCAGGTTTTGGCTTTTCCCAGAAGCGCTTCTTGGGAATTTGGCACAACAGTTCGGTCCCATCAGTCCCAAATGTTATTTGGGTTGCAAACCAGCACAACCCCATCAATGGTTCATCTGGTTTTTTGATGATAAACACCTCAGGCAGTGTTGTCCTTCTAAGTCAGGACAACACTGTTGCCTGGTCGATATCTTTATCCAAATATCCCCGGAATCCGGTCTTGCAGCTCTTGGATTCCGGCAATCTTGTCCTGAGAGAAGCAAAAGATGGAAACCCAAGAAACTACATGTGGCAAAGTTTTGACTATCAGCCTGATAGGAGTCTATTGACATCAACTTCGAGAGATTACTGCGACGATAACCGACGTTGCGGCTCCAATGGACTATGTTTTATCACTAAATCCCCAGTTTGCAGTTGCTTCCAAGGATACGAGCCGAGAGCACCAGATAAATGGAGCTATGGAGACTTCCAAGAAGGTTGCGTGCGGGCTCAACCCTTGAGCTGCCTAAAGAAACATGGGTTTGTGAAATATAGTGGGGTGAAATTGCCAGATAACACAAATTCCCTGACCAACCAAAGTTCGGGTCTCGCGGAATGCGGGGACAATTGCTTGAGCAATTGTTCTTGTGTGGCTTACGCAGTTAGCTCCAATGCCGCAGGAGGAGGAAGTGGCTGCACCACCTGGTTTGGTGACCTTCTCAACAGCAAAGAGCTTTTGGATGGCGGGGAGGATCTGTACATCCGAACTGCTTCGGAATCAA AATCGAATTCGCCGAAGACAAAGTTAGCAGTGATACTTGTGTCAGTTGCTGTCGTTGTTGCCGGGACACTCTTGGCTGTTTATTTCATTcacagaaagagaagaaagttcAAAG ATAGAATGAGGAACAACAACGAAGGACAAGACAACCTGGAGCTACCGCTATTTAGTCTCTCCACACTAGTCACCGCCACTGATAACTTTGCATTCAACAGGAAGCTTGGAGAAGGTGGGTTTGGATCTGTGTACAAG GGTAGACTAGAAGATGGGCAAGAAATTGCTGTGAAGAGGCTCTCAGAAGTATCGGGGCAAGGATCGAATGAGTTCAAAAATGAGGTATCACTGATCGCTAAACTTCAGCACCGGAATCTTGTTAGGCTTCTCGGTTGTTGCGTTgaaggagaagagagattgtTGATTTATGAATACTTGCCTAACAAAAGCTTGGACCTCTACATTTTCG ATGAGACTCAAAGTAAACTGTTGGAATGGCCGCAACGCTTTCGCATTATCTGTGGGATCGGCAGGGGTCTTCTCTATCTGCACCAAGATTCCAGATTGAGGATTATTCATAGAGATCTTAAAGCAAGTAATGTTTTACTTGATATGGAGATGAACCCGAAAATCTCAGACTTCGGCTTGGCTAGAATGTTCGGAGGAGACCAGACTGAAGGCGTGACAAGAAAAGTGGTCGGAACCTA TGGTTACATGGCACCAGAATACGCAATTGATGGTCAATTCTCTGTAAAATCAGACGTGTTTAGCTTTGGAATTTTGTTGATGGAGCTAGTCAGCGGGAAGAGAAGTAGAGGGTTTTATGATCCGGACGACAACCTCAACCTCATTGGATAT GCATGGAGGCTGTGGAAAACCGGGAGATATCTAGAGTTGATCGACGAATCCTTAAGGGACTCACTCACTCTGTCGGAAGTCGTGCGTTGCATACATGTTGGTCTTTTATGCGTGCAGCAGCTTCCTGAGGACAGACCAACCATGTCATCTGTGATTCTGATGTTGGGCAACGACTCCCGCTTGCCGGAACCCAAACAACCAGGCTTCTTTGGTGGAAAAAATTTACCTGAAGCATATTCATCTTCGAGTAAGACCGAATCATCTGCTACCTACGACTCAACCGTAACAGTCCCGGAGGCTCGATAA
- the LOC126589802 gene encoding G-type lectin S-receptor-like serine/threonine-protein kinase At1g11410 isoform X8 codes for MENHIVFSFIFFGIQLSLSFFKPSLAADAITQKSQPLIDGSTLISKDGSFQMGFFGPPGFGFSQKRFLGIWHNSSVPSVPNVIWVANQHNPINGSSGFLMINTSGSVVLLSQDNTVAWSISLSKYPRNPVLQLLDSGNLVLREAKDGNPRNYMWQSFDYQPDRSLLTSTSRDYCDDNRRCGSNGLCFITKSPVCSCFQGYEPRAPDKWSYGDFQEGCVRAQPLSCLKKHGFVKYSGVKLPDNTNSLTNQSSGLAECGDNCLSNCSCVAYAVSSNAAGGGSGCTTWFGDLLNSKELLDGGEDLYIRTASESKSNSPKTKLAVILVSVAVVVAGTLLAVYFIHRKRRKFKGKMRNNNEGQDNLELPLFSLSTLVTATDNFAFNRKLGEGGFGSVYKGRLEDGQEIAVKRLSEVSGQGSNEFKNEVSLIAKLQHRNLVRLLGCCVEGEERLLIYEYLPNKSLDLYIFDETQSKLLEWPQRFRIICGIGRGLLYLHQDSRLRIIHRDLKASNVLLDMEMNPKISDFGLARMFGGDQTEGVTRKVVGTYGYMAPEYAIDGQFSVKSDVFSFGILLMELVSGKRSRGFYDPDDNLNLIGYAWRLWKTGRYLELIDESLRDSLTLSEVVRCIHVGLLCVQQLPEDRPTMSSVILMLGNDSRLPEPKQPGFFGGKNLPEAYSSSSKTESSATYDSTVTVPEAR; via the exons ATGgaaaatcatattgttttttctttcattttttttggaaTTCAGTTGTCCCTCTCCTTCTTCAAACCCTCACTTGCAGCTGATGCCATTACTCAAAAATCCCAACCCCTCATAGATGGCAGCACCTTGATTTCCAAAGACGGCAGCTTTCAAATGGGGTTTTTCGGTCCCCCAGGTTTTGGCTTTTCCCAGAAGCGCTTCTTGGGAATTTGGCACAACAGTTCGGTCCCATCAGTCCCAAATGTTATTTGGGTTGCAAACCAGCACAACCCCATCAATGGTTCATCTGGTTTTTTGATGATAAACACCTCAGGCAGTGTTGTCCTTCTAAGTCAGGACAACACTGTTGCCTGGTCGATATCTTTATCCAAATATCCCCGGAATCCGGTCTTGCAGCTCTTGGATTCCGGCAATCTTGTCCTGAGAGAAGCAAAAGATGGAAACCCAAGAAACTACATGTGGCAAAGTTTTGACTATCAGCCTGATAGGAGTCTATTGACATCAACTTCGAGAGATTACTGCGACGATAACCGACGTTGCGGCTCCAATGGACTATGTTTTATCACTAAATCCCCAGTTTGCAGTTGCTTCCAAGGATACGAGCCGAGAGCACCAGATAAATGGAGCTATGGAGACTTCCAAGAAGGTTGCGTGCGGGCTCAACCCTTGAGCTGCCTAAAGAAACATGGGTTTGTGAAATATAGTGGGGTGAAATTGCCAGATAACACAAATTCCCTGACCAACCAAAGTTCGGGTCTCGCGGAATGCGGGGACAATTGCTTGAGCAATTGTTCTTGTGTGGCTTACGCAGTTAGCTCCAATGCCGCAGGAGGAGGAAGTGGCTGCACCACCTGGTTTGGTGACCTTCTCAACAGCAAAGAGCTTTTGGATGGCGGGGAGGATCTGTACATCCGAACTGCTTCGGAATCAA AATCGAATTCGCCGAAGACAAAGTTAGCAGTGATACTTGTGTCAGTTGCTGTCGTTGTTGCCGGGACACTCTTGGCTGTTTATTTCATTcacagaaagagaagaaagttcAAAGGCAA AATGAGGAACAACAACGAAGGACAAGACAACCTGGAGCTACCGCTATTTAGTCTCTCCACACTAGTCACCGCCACTGATAACTTTGCATTCAACAGGAAGCTTGGAGAAGGTGGGTTTGGATCTGTGTACAAG GGTAGACTAGAAGATGGGCAAGAAATTGCTGTGAAGAGGCTCTCAGAAGTATCGGGGCAAGGATCGAATGAGTTCAAAAATGAGGTATCACTGATCGCTAAACTTCAGCACCGGAATCTTGTTAGGCTTCTCGGTTGTTGCGTTgaaggagaagagagattgtTGATTTATGAATACTTGCCTAACAAAAGCTTGGACCTCTACATTTTCG ATGAGACTCAAAGTAAACTGTTGGAATGGCCGCAACGCTTTCGCATTATCTGTGGGATCGGCAGGGGTCTTCTCTATCTGCACCAAGATTCCAGATTGAGGATTATTCATAGAGATCTTAAAGCAAGTAATGTTTTACTTGATATGGAGATGAACCCGAAAATCTCAGACTTCGGCTTGGCTAGAATGTTCGGAGGAGACCAGACTGAAGGCGTGACAAGAAAAGTGGTCGGAACCTA TGGTTACATGGCACCAGAATACGCAATTGATGGTCAATTCTCTGTAAAATCAGACGTGTTTAGCTTTGGAATTTTGTTGATGGAGCTAGTCAGCGGGAAGAGAAGTAGAGGGTTTTATGATCCGGACGACAACCTCAACCTCATTGGATAT GCATGGAGGCTGTGGAAAACCGGGAGATATCTAGAGTTGATCGACGAATCCTTAAGGGACTCACTCACTCTGTCGGAAGTCGTGCGTTGCATACATGTTGGTCTTTTATGCGTGCAGCAGCTTCCTGAGGACAGACCAACCATGTCATCTGTGATTCTGATGTTGGGCAACGACTCCCGCTTGCCGGAACCCAAACAACCAGGCTTCTTTGGTGGAAAAAATTTACCTGAAGCATATTCATCTTCGAGTAAGACCGAATCATCTGCTACCTACGACTCAACCGTAACAGTCCCGGAGGCTCGATAA
- the LOC126589802 gene encoding G-type lectin S-receptor-like serine/threonine-protein kinase SD1-1 isoform X9, whose amino-acid sequence MRNNNEGQDNLELPLFSLSTLVTATDNFAFNRKLGEGGFGSVYKGRLEDGQEIAVKRLSEVSGQGSNEFKNEVSLIAKLQHRNLVRLLGCCVEGEERLLIYEYLPNKSLDLYIFDETQSKLLEWPQRFRIICGIGRGLLYLHQDSRLRIIHRDLKASNVLLDMEMNPKISDFGLARMFGGDQTEGVTRKVVGTYGYMAPEYAIDGQFSVKSDVFSFGILLMELVSGKRSRGFYDPDDNLNLIGYAWRLWKTGRYLELIDESLRDSLTLSEVVRCIHVGLLCVQQLPEDRPTMSSVILMLGNDSRLPEPKQPGFFGGKNLPEAYSSSSKTESSATYDSTVTVPEAR is encoded by the exons ATGAGGAACAACAACGAAGGACAAGACAACCTGGAGCTACCGCTATTTAGTCTCTCCACACTAGTCACCGCCACTGATAACTTTGCATTCAACAGGAAGCTTGGAGAAGGTGGGTTTGGATCTGTGTACAAG GGTAGACTAGAAGATGGGCAAGAAATTGCTGTGAAGAGGCTCTCAGAAGTATCGGGGCAAGGATCGAATGAGTTCAAAAATGAGGTATCACTGATCGCTAAACTTCAGCACCGGAATCTTGTTAGGCTTCTCGGTTGTTGCGTTgaaggagaagagagattgtTGATTTATGAATACTTGCCTAACAAAAGCTTGGACCTCTACATTTTCG ATGAGACTCAAAGTAAACTGTTGGAATGGCCGCAACGCTTTCGCATTATCTGTGGGATCGGCAGGGGTCTTCTCTATCTGCACCAAGATTCCAGATTGAGGATTATTCATAGAGATCTTAAAGCAAGTAATGTTTTACTTGATATGGAGATGAACCCGAAAATCTCAGACTTCGGCTTGGCTAGAATGTTCGGAGGAGACCAGACTGAAGGCGTGACAAGAAAAGTGGTCGGAACCTA TGGTTACATGGCACCAGAATACGCAATTGATGGTCAATTCTCTGTAAAATCAGACGTGTTTAGCTTTGGAATTTTGTTGATGGAGCTAGTCAGCGGGAAGAGAAGTAGAGGGTTTTATGATCCGGACGACAACCTCAACCTCATTGGATAT GCATGGAGGCTGTGGAAAACCGGGAGATATCTAGAGTTGATCGACGAATCCTTAAGGGACTCACTCACTCTGTCGGAAGTCGTGCGTTGCATACATGTTGGTCTTTTATGCGTGCAGCAGCTTCCTGAGGACAGACCAACCATGTCATCTGTGATTCTGATGTTGGGCAACGACTCCCGCTTGCCGGAACCCAAACAACCAGGCTTCTTTGGTGGAAAAAATTTACCTGAAGCATATTCATCTTCGAGTAAGACCGAATCATCTGCTACCTACGACTCAACCGTAACAGTCCCGGAGGCTCGATAA
- the LOC126589802 gene encoding G-type lectin S-receptor-like serine/threonine-protein kinase SD1-1 isoform X10, whose product MAPEYAIDGQFSVKSDVFSFGILLMELVSGKRSRGFYDPDDNLNLIGYAWRLWKTGRYLELIDESLRDSLTLSEVVRCIHVGLLCVQQLPEDRPTMSSVILMLGNDSRLPEPKQPGFFGGKNLPEAYSSSSKTESSATYDSTVTVPEAR is encoded by the exons ATGGCACCAGAATACGCAATTGATGGTCAATTCTCTGTAAAATCAGACGTGTTTAGCTTTGGAATTTTGTTGATGGAGCTAGTCAGCGGGAAGAGAAGTAGAGGGTTTTATGATCCGGACGACAACCTCAACCTCATTGGATAT GCATGGAGGCTGTGGAAAACCGGGAGATATCTAGAGTTGATCGACGAATCCTTAAGGGACTCACTCACTCTGTCGGAAGTCGTGCGTTGCATACATGTTGGTCTTTTATGCGTGCAGCAGCTTCCTGAGGACAGACCAACCATGTCATCTGTGATTCTGATGTTGGGCAACGACTCCCGCTTGCCGGAACCCAAACAACCAGGCTTCTTTGGTGGAAAAAATTTACCTGAAGCATATTCATCTTCGAGTAAGACCGAATCATCTGCTACCTACGACTCAACCGTAACAGTCCCGGAGGCTCGATAA
- the LOC126589802 gene encoding G-type lectin S-receptor-like serine/threonine-protein kinase At4g27290 isoform X6: MELLCFMVFSICLLFSLSQTSSAADTITASQSLSDGKSLVSSPGGIFELGFFSPGISKSRYLGIWYKNIPVQTVVWVANRQSPINGSTGSLTINTTGHLVLLENNQTVIWSVNSSKQANSQSPVLQLLDNGNLVLRDEGDANSGIYLWQSFDYPSDTLLPGMKLGWDLKTGLNRRVTAWKSPDDPSPGDFIWEMVLHNYPEPVMWKGSNEFLRSGPWNGVLFSGRPPKALPALNFTFVSNEDEVYMIFQMVNESLLGRMLMNQTTSFRQQWIWSQVDQNWTLYGSFPRDPCDSYGHCGGNGNCVLGSSPICQCLERFVPASLEKWKLSDFSQGCVRRKPLNCKNDGFAKYYGLKLPDTTHSWINKSMSLDECRAKCLSNCSCSAYTHLDVRGGGSGCAIWFDDLVDIKQIPGGDQDLYIRISASELGGKDEKWKVGVIAASASAVIVGMLLVGYCYILRFRGKKDVKDEEIEERKEDDLELPLFDLPTIETATNYFSINNKLGEGGFGPVYKGRLVDGQEIAVKRLSRSSGQGMKEFKNEVILIAKLQHRNLVKLLGCCIQGEEKLLIYEYMPNKSLDYFLFDEIRSKLLDWPQRFQIICGIARGLLYLHQDSRLRIIHRDLKPSNVLLDRDMNPKISDFGLAKTFGGDQIEGNTNRVVGTYGYMAPEYATEGQFSVKSDVFSFGILLLEIISGKKSKGFYHLNHRLNLIGNAWRLWKEGRPLELIDKGLGNSCTLSEVLRCIHVSLLCVQQQPEDRPTMSSVVQMLCSESALPQPKEPGFVPEKGLLDGVINPSCNGLTITELEAR, encoded by the exons ATGGAGCTCCtctgtttcatggttttcagcATTTGCTTGCTCTTCTCTCTGAGCCAAACTTCATCAGCTGCTGACACCATCACTGCATCTCAGTCCCTCAGCGATGGCAAGTCGTTGGTTTCATCTCCCGGCGGAATTTTCGAGCTTGGTTTTTTCAGTCCAGGCATTTCCAAGTCTCGTTACTTGGGAATCTGGTACAAAAATATCCCAGTCCAAACCGTTGTTTGGGTTGCTAATAGGCAGTCTCCAATCAATGGTTCCACCGGGAGTTTGACGATCAACACCACAGGGCATCTCGTCCTTCTCGAGAACAACCAGACAGTTATTTGGTCTGTGAATTCGTCAAAACAAGCCAACAGCCAGAGTCCTGTCCTGCAGCTGTTAGACAATGGCAATCTTGTCCTGAGAGACGAGGGAGATGCTAACTCAGGGATCTACTTGTGGCAAAGCTTTGACTACCCTTCTGATACTTTACTGCCGGGAATGAAGCTCGGGTGGGACTTGAAAACCGGACTTAACCGGCGTGTAACAGCATGGAAGAGTCCGGACGACCCTTCTCCAGGGGACTTTATATGGGAGATGGTGCTGCACAACTATCCTGAGCCTGTTATGTGGAAAGGGTCTAATGAGTTCTTGAGAAGCGGTCCATGGAACGGTGTTTTGTTCAGCGGAAGACCCCCCAAGGCCCTTCCGGCTTTGAACTTCACTTTTGTTTCCAATGAGGATGAGGTTTACATGATATTTCAGATGGTGAACGAGTCGTTGCTTGGACGGATGTTGATGAACCAAACCACGTCGTTTCGCCAGCAGTGGATTTGGTCACAGGTAGATCAGAATTGGACACTCTACGGATCGTTTCCGAGAGACCCTTGCGACAGTTATGGCCACTGTGGTGGCAATGGCAATTGTGTTCTTGGGTCATCGCCAATATGTCAATGTTTGGAGAGGTTCGTTCCTGCGTCGCTAGAGAAGTGGAAACTGAGCGATTTTTCACAAGGTTGCGTGAGGAGAAAACCGTTGAACTGCAAGAACGATGGGTTTGCTAAGTATTACGGGTTGAAATTGCCGGATACTACGCATAGTTGGATAAATAAAAGCATGAGCCTCGATGAATGCAGGGCGAAATGCTTATCGAACTGTTCCTGTTCGGCTTATACGCACTTGGATGTGAGAGGAGGAGGCAGCGGTTGCGCAATCTGGTTTGATGATCTTGTTGATATTAAGCAAATTCCCGGTGGTGATCAGGATCTGTACATCAGGATATCTGCTTCAGAACTAG GAGGGAAAGACGAGAAATGGAAGGTAGGAGTGATAGCTGCATCCGCATCTGCTGTAATTGTTGGGATGCTCTTAGTTGGCTATTGTTACATTCTACGATTCAGAGGCAAGAAAGATGTCAAAG ATGAGGAGATTGAAGAACGGAAGGAAGATGACCTGGAGCTGCCATTGTTCGACTTGCCAACAATAGAGACTGCCACTAATTACTTTTCGATCAACAATAAGCTTGGAGAAGGTGGTTTTGGACCTGTATACAAG GGTAGACTAGTAGATGGACAGGAAATCGCGGTCAAGAGGCTTTCGAGAAGTTCTGGACAAGGAATGAAGGAGTTCAAAAATGAAGTAATACTGATTGCCAAACTTCAACACCGAAATCTTGTGAAGCTTCTTGGATGTTGCATTCAGGGAGAGGAGAAATTGCTGATTTATGAGTACATGCCCAACAAAAGCTTGGACTACTTCCTTTTCG ATGAAATACGGAGCAAGTTGTTGGATTGGCCTCAGCGCTTTCAAATTATCTGCGGGATTGCTAGGGGGCTTCTCTATCTTCATCAAGACTCCAGACTGAGAATTATACACAGAGACCTCAAACCAAGTAATGTTTTACTCGATAGAGATATGAACCCGAAAATCTCAGATTTTGGTCTTGCTAAAACTTTTGGTGGGGATCAAATTGAGGGAAATACAAACAGAGTGGTTGGAACATA TGGTTACATGGCACCTGAATATGCTACCGAAGGGCAGTTCTCTGTAAAATCTGATGTCTTTAGCTTCGGTATTTTACTGCTGGAGATAATTAGCGGTAAGAAAAGTAAGGGGTTCTATCATCTGAACCACCGGCTTAATCTTATCGGAAAT GCATGGAGATTGTGGAAAGAAGGAAGGCCACTAGAACTGATTGATAAAGGGCTTGGGAACTCATGCACTCTATCAGAGGTGCTGCGATGCATTCACGTCAGTCTCTTGTGTGTGCAACAGCAACCTGAGGACCGGCCAACCATGTCATCAGTTGTTCAGATGCTATGCAGCGAAAGTGCTTTGCCTCAGCCTAAAGAACCAGGATTTGTTCCAGAAAAGGGTTTACTTGATGGAGTGATCAATCCGTCATGTAATGGATTAACCATTACAGAGCTCGAGGCTCGTTGA